One window of the Pirellulales bacterium genome contains the following:
- a CDS encoding alanine racemase, with the protein MNRTTIAAEDHAGAHHAAAPLDYAAWRRLLADEPLPAAVVDLAAFDRNVALVADVLRSSGRQHALRLATKSVRVPWLIRRILDYGPPYRGLMCYAASEVGFLAEQGFDDFLLAYPTVQRTDLDVLRRVHESGRQVRLVLDGAASVERVAEAMAGVARPFPIVLDVDMSWRPLGGRLHLGVRRSPLRSVEDVQTVYEQAARLRGIEIVGLMGYEAQVAGLGDRNPFKRMLNPIAAEVRRRSMRAVAELRRRLAETLKHQGLKLELFNGGGTGSITYAVDEPWLTELTAGSGFLCSHLFDYYSNVRPEPAAFFALQVVRSSDPGYVTCQGGGYIASGEPGWDKVPRPHLPAGLALVSTEGCGEVQTPLRSANPTAADVSAGCQPGDPVLFRHAKAGELAEHFREYLIVDQGSIVERVPTYRGCGQCFL; encoded by the coding sequence GTGAATCGAACGACGATCGCTGCCGAGGATCACGCGGGTGCCCACCATGCAGCGGCGCCGCTCGACTATGCGGCATGGCGCCGGTTGCTGGCCGACGAACCGCTGCCGGCCGCCGTGGTCGACCTGGCCGCGTTCGACCGCAACGTGGCGCTTGTGGCCGACGTGCTGCGCAGCTCGGGCCGGCAGCATGCGCTGCGCCTGGCCACCAAAAGCGTCCGCGTACCCTGGCTGATCCGGCGCATCCTCGACTACGGCCCGCCGTATCGCGGCTTGATGTGCTACGCGGCCAGCGAGGTGGGATTTCTCGCTGAGCAGGGGTTCGACGATTTTCTGCTCGCCTACCCGACCGTGCAGCGTACGGACCTCGATGTCTTGCGCCGCGTGCACGAGTCGGGGCGCCAGGTGCGGCTGGTGCTCGATGGTGCGGCGAGCGTAGAGCGCGTCGCCGAAGCGATGGCCGGCGTCGCCCGGCCGTTTCCGATCGTGCTCGACGTCGACATGTCGTGGCGACCGCTCGGCGGGCGCCTCCACCTGGGCGTGCGGCGCAGCCCGCTGCGCAGCGTCGAGGACGTGCAAACGGTCTACGAACAAGCGGCGCGTCTGCGCGGCATCGAAATCGTCGGCCTGATGGGCTACGAAGCACAAGTGGCCGGCCTGGGCGACCGCAATCCGTTCAAGCGAATGCTCAACCCGATCGCCGCCGAAGTCCGGCGCCGCTCGATGCGGGCCGTCGCCGAACTGCGGCGACGATTGGCCGAGACTTTGAAGCACCAAGGCCTGAAACTCGAACTGTTCAACGGTGGCGGCACGGGCTCGATCACCTATGCCGTGGACGAGCCTTGGCTCACCGAGCTGACGGCCGGCTCGGGGTTTCTGTGCTCGCACCTGTTCGACTATTACTCGAACGTGCGGCCCGAGCCGGCGGCGTTTTTTGCCCTGCAGGTCGTGCGGAGTTCGGATCCGGGCTATGTCACATGCCAGGGCGGAGGCTACATCGCCTCGGGCGAGCCAGGCTGGGACAAGGTGCCGCGCCCCCATCTACCCGCCGGGCTCGCGCTCGTATCGACCGAGGGCTGCGGCGAAGTGCAAACGCCGCTACGGTCTGCGAACCCCACGGCAGCCGATGTGTCCGCAGGTTGTCAGCCGGGCGATCCGGTACTCTTTCGTCATGCCAAGGCGGGCGAACTGGCCGAACATTTTCGCGAGTACCTGATCGTCGACCAGGGAAGTATCGTCGAGCGCGTGCCCACCTACCGCGGTTGCGGTCAGTGTTTCCTGTAG